The following proteins come from a genomic window of Marispirochaeta sp.:
- a CDS encoding sugar ABC transporter permease encodes MSTLSIIIKKKPYIEQYLFITPAILLLFMLMFFPIVQVLRYSMMDNVITNPSPKFVGLLHYKNVLADAVFRSSLGHTLFFACFSVIFHLLIGLLFALLLNEKINPVIRSVLRVVFIFPWLFTPAIIAIVWRLILDPMGIMNYILSSMGLINGIVEWLSNERSALFVLTFINIWNGYPFYMVSLLAGLQGVPTQQYEAALIDGANNWEKFWYITFPHLTPIILSLSILDFIWTMQVFPLIWMTTGGGPGHTTEVMATYTYKLTFLQFDFSKASASAMLILIISMLMSIFYVRQQRMR; translated from the coding sequence ATGAGCACATTGTCGATAATAATAAAAAAGAAGCCATATATTGAACAGTATCTGTTCATAACACCGGCGATCCTTCTCCTGTTTATGCTTATGTTCTTCCCGATCGTCCAGGTTCTTCGCTACAGCATGATGGACAACGTCATCACAAATCCTTCGCCGAAGTTTGTCGGTTTACTGCACTACAAGAACGTCCTGGCGGATGCGGTCTTTCGCTCAAGCCTTGGGCACACTCTGTTTTTCGCCTGCTTTAGCGTGATATTCCATCTACTCATCGGACTGCTCTTCGCGCTTCTCTTGAACGAGAAGATCAATCCGGTCATACGGTCGGTCCTCCGGGTGGTCTTCATCTTCCCGTGGCTCTTCACCCCCGCTATCATCGCTATCGTTTGGCGCCTCATTCTCGATCCCATGGGGATCATGAACTACATTCTCTCATCCATGGGCTTAATAAACGGAATCGTCGAATGGCTAAGTAACGAGCGTTCGGCTCTCTTTGTGCTCACCTTTATAAACATCTGGAACGGCTACCCCTTCTACATGGTCAGTCTGCTGGCGGGACTCCAAGGCGTACCAACCCAGCAGTATGAGGCAGCCCTCATCGACGGGGCCAACAATTGGGAGAAATTCTGGTATATCACCTTTCCCCATCTAACGCCGATCATCCTGAGCCTCAGTATCCTCGACTTCATTTGGACGATGCAGGTATTTCCCCTCATCTGGATGACCACCGGCGGCGGTCCGGGACACACAACCGAGGTAATGGCGACCTACACCTATAAGCTCACCTTCCTCCAGTTTGACTTCTCCAAAGCCTCGGCTTCGGCGATGCTGATTCTAATCATATCTATGCTGATGTCCATATTCTATGTGCGACAGCAGCGAATGAGATAG
- a CDS encoding carbohydrate ABC transporter permease, producing MTLPIHAKRTYRKLVTYLLLLCGVVFAAFPVIWLLSISIRPNGEVFATPPTLLPKVFTLGAYARIFGSVEKIRFFINSYMVALIVTATTLFIAMLTAYSFSRFEFKGKRILNMLIIGTQTVPPISLMIPYFGMMVAYKMYDTYFALIFTYLALTLPYAILMMTGFFNTLPRELDEAVLIDGGSRLRTLFQVIVPISLPGIVSTGLYTFLLSWNEFLFALTLTKSNEMATVPIGIQLLMGQHTYEWNEMMAMSFLGSLPIMLLFLFFQRYFLAGMSAGSVKS from the coding sequence ATGACACTCCCAATACATGCTAAACGGACTTATAGAAAACTGGTAACCTACCTTCTCCTCCTGTGCGGCGTGGTCTTTGCAGCCTTCCCGGTAATCTGGCTGCTCTCCATTTCGATCAGACCAAACGGAGAAGTGTTCGCAACCCCGCCGACCTTGCTCCCGAAGGTCTTTACACTGGGCGCCTATGCGAGGATATTCGGCTCCGTCGAGAAGATCCGTTTCTTCATCAATAGTTACATGGTCGCTCTGATCGTAACCGCCACGACCCTTTTTATTGCCATGCTGACCGCATACTCCTTCTCCCGATTCGAATTCAAAGGGAAACGAATCCTGAATATGCTCATCATCGGCACCCAGACGGTTCCGCCGATCTCCCTCATGATTCCCTACTTCGGCATGATGGTGGCATATAAGATGTACGATACCTACTTCGCCCTTATATTTACCTACCTCGCCCTGACCCTGCCGTATGCGATTCTTATGATGACCGGCTTCTTCAACACCCTTCCCAGGGAGTTGGACGAGGCGGTGCTGATCGACGGCGGTTCGCGGCTACGCACCCTCTTTCAGGTCATCGTCCCGATATCACTGCCGGGAATCGTATCGACCGGTCTGTACACCTTTCTTCTGTCCTGGAACGAGTTTCTATTCGCCCTCACTCTAACGAAGAGCAACGAAATGGCGACCGTTCCAATCGGGATACAGCTGCTCATGGGGCAGCACACCTACGAATGGAACGAGATGATGGCTATGAGCTTTCTCGGCAGTCTGCCGATCATGCTCCTATTCCTCTTTTTCCAGCGTTACTTTCTTGCAGGAATGTCCGCCGGCTCGGTTAAGAGCTAG
- a CDS encoding sugar ABC transporter substrate-binding protein yields the protein MKKSVFASLLFLLVFLFVYAEGGQEKAKDQEIVLEFMQWWEPEMAPGAMEKICSQYEASHPGITIKRISKPYAEVQSQVTIGAASGTLSDVLGCDPTWIYNLVKQNAVRPLDEFIDGDNYDESQLASVSSLNGKKYLINVENFVYPMFYNTDMFEEAGITSFPETHSEFVEACRKLTNPSKNQYGWDLSLSLQNPTGIQNDIMAMVWASGDSGVPEPNNEGVKTVFELVNSLYNENLIAPGIMTAQEQDKVEHFVNGRTAMMIDSLAHINMIKSRNPDLNFDIDMVPAKDGYEGEHIMDFASWGITISSSSEHPQEAWEFIKYLMSPSVNSFIADSVNAFPGNIKGSPKWVNDDPMNVKAFTMYKENGVRNEFQGAPEANNLMRLMSEQMQAMLNGKQSADEALEATSAAWVEVYNK from the coding sequence ATGAAAAAGAGTGTGTTTGCATCACTTCTGTTTCTGCTCGTTTTCTTGTTCGTTTATGCAGAAGGCGGACAGGAAAAGGCAAAAGATCAGGAGATTGTGCTGGAGTTCATGCAGTGGTGGGAACCGGAGATGGCTCCCGGGGCAATGGAGAAGATCTGTAGCCAGTATGAGGCGTCCCATCCCGGCATTACTATCAAGCGTATTTCCAAGCCCTATGCAGAGGTCCAGAGCCAGGTCACCATCGGCGCTGCTTCCGGTACCCTGAGCGACGTTCTCGGTTGCGACCCCACATGGATTTACAACCTGGTGAAGCAGAACGCAGTACGCCCGCTGGATGAGTTCATAGACGGGGACAACTACGACGAGTCTCAGCTGGCCAGCGTCAGTTCCCTGAACGGCAAGAAATACCTAATCAATGTTGAAAACTTCGTTTACCCGATGTTCTACAATACCGATATGTTCGAAGAGGCAGGGATTACCTCCTTCCCCGAGACTCACAGCGAGTTCGTCGAAGCCTGCCGGAAACTTACCAACCCATCGAAGAACCAGTACGGCTGGGACCTTTCCCTCTCCCTCCAGAACCCCACGGGGATTCAGAACGACATCATGGCCATGGTATGGGCAAGCGGCGACTCCGGAGTTCCCGAGCCGAACAACGAGGGTGTTAAAACCGTCTTCGAACTGGTTAACTCCCTGTACAACGAGAATTTGATCGCTCCCGGCATCATGACCGCCCAGGAGCAGGACAAAGTCGAGCATTTCGTCAACGGAAGAACCGCTATGATGATCGACTCCCTGGCCCACATCAACATGATCAAATCCCGAAACCCCGACCTGAACTTCGACATCGACATGGTTCCGGCGAAAGACGGCTACGAAGGCGAGCACATCATGGACTTTGCCTCCTGGGGTATAACCATCTCCAGCTCTTCCGAGCACCCCCAAGAAGCCTGGGAGTTCATCAAGTATCTCATGAGTCCTTCGGTCAACTCCTTCATCGCCGACAGCGTGAACGCTTTTCCGGGCAACATTAAAGGGTCTCCGAAATGGGTAAACGACGACCCAATGAACGTCAAAGCCTTTACGATGTACAAGGAAAACGGTGTTCGCAACGAGTTCCAGGGAGCTCCCGAAGCCAACAACCTGATGCGCCTCATGTCGGAGCAGATGCAGGCCATGCTCAACGGTAAGCAGTCTGCCGACGAAGCCTTGGAAGCGACCAGCGCGGCTTGGGTCGAAGTTTACAACAAATAA
- a CDS encoding ketose-bisphosphate aldolase, translating to MLLNMRDLLSVAKREGFAVPAFNTSSNMIANGVFEACAEKSAPVIIAIHPDELAFIRDSFVKFLIDEAHKAPFPVCIHLDHGGDFQQTMRAMQDGFTSVMIDASSKPFEENMAITKKVVEAAHAINVSVEAELGTIGGTGEYGIASTDNIIYTQPEDVKKFVEATDVDTLAIAIGTAHGLYSKELKPKLKIDLLKEIRKITNIPLVLHGGSDNPDHEIAEAVKEGIQKINISSDIKKAFYIKCREVLKDESLREPLEIYPACIVAMKEVMYEKIKLFNAADKAKFYN from the coding sequence ATGCTACTAAATATGAGAGACCTGCTTAGTGTCGCCAAACGGGAGGGCTTTGCAGTTCCTGCCTTCAACACCAGCAGCAACATGATTGCCAACGGCGTCTTCGAAGCATGCGCAGAAAAGAGCGCTCCGGTTATCATCGCTATTCACCCGGACGAACTGGCGTTTATTCGCGACAGTTTCGTGAAGTTCCTTATCGACGAGGCCCACAAAGCCCCGTTCCCCGTCTGTATTCACCTCGACCATGGCGGCGACTTCCAGCAAACCATGCGCGCAATGCAGGACGGTTTTACCTCCGTCATGATCGACGCCTCTTCGAAGCCCTTCGAAGAGAACATGGCCATCACCAAAAAGGTGGTGGAAGCGGCGCATGCAATCAATGTCAGCGTCGAGGCCGAGCTCGGAACCATCGGCGGAACCGGGGAGTACGGCATCGCCAGCACCGATAATATCATCTACACCCAGCCCGAGGATGTGAAGAAATTTGTTGAGGCCACCGACGTCGACACCCTGGCGATCGCAATCGGAACGGCCCACGGGCTCTACTCGAAGGAGCTCAAACCGAAGCTCAAGATCGACCTGCTGAAAGAGATTCGCAAGATTACCAACATCCCCCTCGTCCTTCACGGCGGGTCGGACAACCCGGATCATGAGATCGCCGAAGCGGTTAAGGAGGGGATCCAAAAGATCAACATTTCCAGTGACATCAAAAAGGCCTTTTACATTAAATGCCGGGAAGTCCTCAAGGATGAGTCCCTCCGCGAGCCCCTCGAGATCTACCCCGCCTGTATTGTAGCAATGAAGGAAGTTATGTATGAGAAGATCAAACTCTTCAACGCTGCGGACAAGGCTAAATTCTACAACTAA
- a CDS encoding DeoR/GlpR family DNA-binding transcription regulator: protein MQEQKVFAEERQERILEILIKENRICVSELADLLNVTDATIRRDLKYLESQEKLFRTHGGALYRDEPVFWQTTFIESRKQENPEAKRMIARYIATFIKDHESLLIDGGSTNMLVAEELARVRKNLMVVTNYQKIGEIIANGAGENRAIIIGGELMAQTQNTVGPIAENMIKSFRLDKALIGATSVMPGHGCYSANPQEGEIKRQMIAQSSESYVVVDSSKIGKYALYEFSDFRDIDAVITDSNVGGRSREQFAENQVELKIAE from the coding sequence GTGCAGGAACAGAAAGTTTTTGCAGAAGAACGACAGGAGAGAATCCTCGAGATCCTTATCAAGGAAAATCGGATCTGCGTCTCTGAATTGGCTGATTTACTGAACGTTACGGATGCCACGATTCGCCGGGATTTGAAGTATTTGGAGTCCCAGGAAAAACTGTTTCGAACTCACGGCGGGGCTTTGTATCGCGATGAACCTGTATTTTGGCAGACCACCTTCATCGAGAGTAGAAAGCAGGAGAATCCTGAAGCAAAACGGATGATCGCCCGGTATATAGCGACTTTTATAAAGGATCATGAAAGTTTGCTGATTGACGGGGGATCTACCAACATGCTGGTCGCCGAAGAACTGGCAAGGGTGCGGAAGAATTTGATGGTGGTAACCAATTACCAGAAGATCGGGGAGATCATAGCCAACGGGGCCGGGGAAAACCGGGCAATAATCATCGGCGGCGAGCTCATGGCGCAAACGCAGAACACCGTCGGGCCGATAGCCGAGAATATGATTAAGAGTTTTCGTCTCGATAAAGCTCTAATTGGCGCGACGAGTGTAATGCCTGGTCACGGCTGCTACTCCGCCAATCCGCAGGAGGGAGAGATTAAGCGGCAGATGATTGCCCAGTCGAGTGAAAGCTATGTCGTAGTCGACAGTTCCAAGATCGGAAAATACGCCCTCTATGAGTTTAGTGATTTCAGAGACATCGACGCAGTCATAACAGATAGTAATGTCGGCGGTCGCAGTAGAGAGCAGTTTGCGGAAAATCAGGTTGAACTGAAGATAGCTGAATAG